The following DNA comes from Astatotilapia calliptera chromosome 6, fAstCal1.2, whole genome shotgun sequence.
tacttggttctaattgaacagaaatttctatgaacttgtaagaactgtgtaggacatgaatcagtctgtgtcagatcctgaatttgaaatttccactgaagtctcgggtaagagacaagtggaaccaagatctaggccatttgctttttgaagtttgcaaagactgctaaattttgccagtggtagttcactctttgcaacatagtacgctgttctaaacagatttttcaggtttatttttagtatgtgatttgcaattggtgtttgttctgggaaagatattgcagactgagcaataatgcatttcttgcatttctcatgggttctaatgggggcctttcttaaaatgactggtcccagtaacaaaggcgcttgtcgactcagaaatcgagagaaaaccaaaaacacacccggcagaacattatgttaagTTAAGTgttaagtggtccgcatgtgcgcattcgctgtcaaaataaaagacgcgcaccagataagaagttgcaacgcgtgtttgcgtccatataaaaggcactgtttttgtccgctagagtgggattttcacggcacattccgcaccacatctctgtgcgttcatcatttgtttgaagccagctcacctcctgcaaccacttttccgagaatacgtgcttcttttgtggttcggactccttctgacatttctttggaggtggaggaacaccaaagtaattgcttaaaggagcttcttcgacatctttaagagttttaaacaaatgtctgtcctcctccagaaaatcttatgtatgcaaacacgcgttgcaacttcatatcttgtgcgcgttttttttgggtttttttgacagcgaatgcgcacctgcggaccacttatgtgcagccctggttgcagccacagaaattcttttgtccatgaaaccataaagctgcactttctttttgccttatagtctgatttgtcataacttttccgttttgtggtaagcttttctttggctgtcacttcttcaccctgacctgtcttatttggctcagcagaactaaaatatatatcctgctgcttttacacacgcactcacataacggtcagcgattctctgcgcgatcaacctctcatatgtttaagcttgctgcgggagatttcacttgtcatgtttgcatagtaagctaacgattgataagacgatgtcagaggaattggtgcgcaaattatcatcactcaccaatcagtgctgtcgctctctatacacagtgcGCGATTGCAAagaacaagcgcaaattcaaacgcgatttcaatatgtcacatattgacagtggctcaccgatgccaatgacataattacccagctacatttccgaaagaatgcaaaagcattgacatatatttttccttcctacaatagcccgacgggcagggcagagatagatctTTGGTAGCCCGAcatcccggggctagcgattttgccagccctgtatctgattgaggaatcactcatctttggaaaagagagtttattacagagaaatggctctttccaaaatctATACTATACGctaaagctatactatacgcttcttctgggctatattctcagcagcatattgtagcggtcagggctgttcggggttctgtttgtacagttatgttttgtttatgttgccatagtgacgggtgacgccctctcgctgcgacggtgtgtccttccggggtcagagggcgccctgtgtgttgttgttgttgttgctgtgcggttgccgcgctgagcagttagctagcggcagtgttcttctgcagatgttaataaacggctgtgctccctggctagctcacgggaagcaagaccaaacgacacctccgtctcctccttgtctgagcttgccacattggtgtcagaagtgggatgatggtggcaccccatgttctgacccgagtgacttttcccccgccggtcgtgaccggccggtgcgccaaaagaaggcacctggacatttgcaggactttgtgtggggtaatggggtcgtcggggacgactgaccccttaggtggggactatgtagcgggtcagggctgttcggggttctgtttgtacagttatgttttgtttatgttgccatagtgacgggtgacgccctctcgctgcgacggtgtgtccttccggggtcagagggcgctctgtgtgttgttgttgctgtgcggttgctgcgctgagcagttagctagcggcagtgttcttctgcagatgtcaataaacggctgtgctccctggctagctcacgggaagcaagaccaaacgacacctccgtctcctccttgtctgagctcgccacaatattaaacatatcaggtccccataaggagaatcatgtgctaacggctgtctaaatgactcgggtaaagtttgtagcatgcatgcttgttgtttttgtctgcttccacttgtctttgcactaggatgatgtcggcgtaaatttgcagtcatattcgttgtgttcccactagtgctgccagtgttaatctcgttgaaatgacgttaacgccacaacacggcaaatctccgttaacgagctacccctgcttggggctagacggccaacagttaacgagctaactgcgctaacacactagttcccacccatgtaattgagcattgcgtggcacatccaacatactgttttactttagtccatgacgcgcttaccttcagggtcatacgtcacatgaaaaccaaaataattccaaacgccagatctgaatgagggtgggggaggttcaatttgccatgttgcaaggagagcttaacttctgtctcgctagcttgccctgcgctcttccttctgacgatgctgtctgtgttgaacgctcagtggatctgcgctcgacagtgcagcctaggcggagtagtcgaacgcagattcactgagcgctcaacacagacagcatcgtcagaaggaaagttgataaaataaattacaaattttgtattgttcgatacatatgcgtaccgaaccgaaagcactatatcgaacggttcaatatcgatacgagtatcgttgcacccctagaaTTTAGGTATTCTAACCATTACCAAACATGAAGGACGCTGAGTTTCTGCTACACTGAACCACCAACTCTTGAGGAATGAAAATAAGGAAAACTCATTTGTGTTTCACACAGTGGGATTCTCCTCTCTGAGGATTTCAGCCAGTTTCATCACTACTTATTAACTTTTTCAGTCCCCTTTGCTCCCTCTCACTCTCTGCAGCATGCACGCTGtataatgaacacacacacactcctacaCAACCTGTCAGAAATCACAAGACATGCTGTTTCCTCTCCTGTTCTGATGATAATTTGCCTGTTACAAGGGGGAAGCGCTTTTCACAACCCATCAAAAAATTAATTACACACAATGTGGGAAAGTCTCTTCTGAGAGCATTTGAGGTTTCAGACAAAAGtatgaaaatcaaaaacaacGCCAGCTCGAGACAGGTGTGCGACAGACACCcacactgattttgttttcctATATATGGGCGATTGAGTGGCTCAGCGGGTGGAACTGTCACCTCACAGTGAGAAGAACCTGGCTTTGGTTCACACATACTTCTGCCTGTTTCTAAGTCTTCTCACCATGGTTCCTCACCCTGTGGTTTTCAGGCCAAAGGCATCTAAAATCATTTGGACCCTAAACTGCCCATATGGAAGAGACACAGGAAGCATGCTGCAAGTGCAGAAAAGCACCGCACTGTAGAACAGAACGAAGCgaaaaagaaatcacattttaaaacaaatgaaaggaaaaaagtttTGTCCCTAAAGCCCTGTGATACATCGATAAGGGTTTGCAATGCTAGAGCGCCTCAGCTTGAATCACAGAACAGAATATTTTATAGAGAAATTCATTCTTCCTACTTTTCTGCTCCtctggcagatttttttctcccctccacAGTTTTTTCAGCTTCCTAATGATCCTTTAAAGCATCGACTGTACTGTAAATCACAATTACAAAAGCAGCCACCCAAGTTAGTCATTAGTTCCAAAGCAAGTAGTGGTGTCTATGTGAAAAGGCCAGATAATTGCTGCTTGAAGCGCTGCTGCATCAGTTGCAAACACTGCAGGGTTATGTAATACTGTGAAGCAGAGGGCAAACAGAGGAAAAGTGCTTTAGGAAAATAGACCATAGACTTATTAAAATAGACTTAAGTTGAGATCTCTGGTgctattaatttaaaaagaaaacccactAAAAAAGTCACCAAATTACTGTTTAAGGGTATATTTTAGCAGGTGTTGGTGTTCCACTTTCAACTAACTTCCACTGCAAGTTTCTGTTTTAATCCAAGCTCTTAAATATTTTTCCTCTTGATTTTACTAGCAACAGAATTTCTgacattaaagagaaaaaatactAGATAGATAATTGGAGTATTCGGTCTACATAGAATTATTGATAGGTGGATGTAAATACAATAGTTTAACTTTTTTCTGCAGATGTTGCATATATATCACAGCATTAACAGctgtggtttatttttattttaattaaagaacataaaatagAACATTAtagattttattaataaaaccaGTGTTTTTGAACCTTTGAGGGATGTGATTCAGGCTTATTTGCTGCACTAAGGTGGttgatttgtctgttttttaagttacagaCAGATTTGATTCACCTTTACTTGACGTTGATCCAGGAAGTTTTCTGAGGATTCTTTTACCGttgaaagataaataaaaatacaaatgaagctgaaattaaaaaaaaaaaaaactacatgatGAAATTGTTTATATGTTTTCTAGACATGATGACATTAAAATGTCTCTttgaaagcaggaaaaaatcTGGCGAGTGAtatttttgtgttgtattttaGTAACTCAGGGTCTTATTCTGCAAAATGATTGACTATACTtctttaaatgtaataataaataataatgtttcAGTACTTTCACACAAATAGGGGTTTGAACACAGAAGGTTTTCTTTTATTAGACAGGGAATTATGTATTTTCTACTAATTTCACTGAGGTACCTCAACTCTAGTAGAGCTAAATATTTTTGACAACAGGTCCCAGATTTTCAGGAATATCACTTATAGTCATCTTGCTCTCTTTCCTATTCCCATAACTTCCAAACTCTACTTGGGAGCACGTTCTTGCCTATTTACACAGGAGAGTTACATAAGATCTCTTTTAATAGCATAAGAATAGAAATACGCCATAGTGGGTTTATTTAGTGAGTTATGGAGATTTGCATTAGTGGGGGCAAAGTATAGCATGATTAGCAAGAGTGATTAACTTAATGATTGGTAATTATtagtatttcatttgttttgtttctttatggaaacagcagagagaacagaatGAGGGAGTGAAACACTGTGACCCTCCCTGTACCTGCTTTTCTGCATTAAACAAGCCTCCAGGGACCAACAAGGGTCTGGGTGTGGCCCTCCCCTCACTGTCCACAGAGGGCGCCCTCTCGCTACCCCAGGAGTGTGAGCGCTGCATCATGACTTGACACTGAGCCATCACTCCTCCTTGTCCCTGACCATCACCTCCATCTCCACTGCTCTTATTGTCTTTGCTGAGCTCAGACTGGGCTCCGTGGGACCATGGCTTCTTTTGAGGTTGAGCTCGGAGCAGACTCCTGGGGGTATCATACCACAGTCTAAGCAGACTGGGAATCCGGTATTCTTCACTATGCCTTCGAGATGTACGAGATGCAGATCTGGAGGAGCAGGAACAGGAGGCTGTGTTCCCCTCTGGGATAAGCATGGGTtgaaaaggagaagaaggaggagttGGCGGTGGTGCAgaaggaggtgaggaaggaaaagaaggagCAGGAGGAAGGCTGGCCACCGAGCCAAATTCCTCCCCTACTCCCCCGCTGGCCATGTCCAGACTCCCCGTACATGAGGAATAGCTCCCTGAGTAAGAAGAGTGGCTGCCTGTTGCTATCCCAATCCCACTGTCTAATGAACTCTGCCGCCCGCTGTCATGGAGACCGCGAGGATGGATGTGGGTGGAGGAGGGATGGCTCCTGGAGCCTCCCACTACAGCAGAATAAAGCCGGTCATCTGAACTGGCCAGTGCTTTCAGCGTGGAAGAGCTTGAAGCTGTCTCACTGGAGAGGTGCAGTCTGCCTAATGGCTCCGCCCACACTGGAAGTCTGCTTCCATAGCTCGCATCTGATTGACTGGAGGAAGAGCTGGAAATACTGCTGTGGTCATCTCCAGCAACAGATGTACTGCAGCTGTAAGAGGAGGctgaagagggagagaaaggtaATTGACTGTAATGAGTAATAAGTGAGACACACACTGAAATAAATCAGTTTGTAAGCACCAAACGCCAAGTTAAACTGCAGATAGTGATGTTTAATCAATAATATATAAATCACACCTTTAACTTGGTGCTGTGGGCAAATTATTACAACTCTGTGAAGTCAGTGTTCAATCATCTGCTCATTAATTACAGTACAGGTCATtaacaggtgctgctaatcagtgcaggcaggaaaaggaaatatttatttcactaaCTCTCAGCAGACATGAATCATCTGCTCTGACTATACTGACATTCACATATGTACACACATAATTACGATGAAAATCCCGAAATAGCAGCATGAATATAGAGCAGGGATTAAACGACTGTGTGGTCAGGTCAGCGGTCCAAATATGCACGGAGCAACAACGTGAAAGAGATTCATAGTTCACAGAAACATCTGAAGGTCCTCAGATGATGCAATTTTTCCTTATGAAACATTATGAAAAGAGTTATGTGTTGGCTGTATAAGCTGAGGTGAACTTTACAAAATAACGTACCTGTGCTGCTTGCTAAGCTGCACTGAGACAACATGCTCAGTCTTTTCTCCAGCACTGATGCCTCGAGGTTGATTCGTTCCTCTGCTGAAGCTGGATCGGCACTGGGATCTGCTacgtaaataaataattgaatgaacagttatttgcaaatctcattAAGCCATACTTTACAACACAGAAATCTGAgacattttactatttaatgaaaaatgttagctcattgtttttgtttttgcttttaagttGATGACAGCAACAAATCTAAAAATCGGGATGGGAGCAGAAACAGGGCGGAAAGGTAGGACACACCTACAAACCTCAATCTACCGACACTGTAAAGAAGACATGGCCGAAATTCGTCCACAACAATGAGATGATTTAATAAGTTCATGAAAATTATACTTCAAGTTACTACTACGAAAGGTGGTTCTACTGAATGGTGGAGTGTGCTTTTAGTTTCACATGAAGTTACATTGCAGAATAAAACACCAGGCCATtgacatttgactttttttaagCACAATAATaaagtgtttcattgtgttaaGTATATTTCAGATGCTGCTGTGATCTTaatacaaaatgtataaaatcaaaactaaaGTTGTAAGACATCTGCTGCATTTATCAGACTGCTCTTTaaaatatgagtgtgtgtgcatgtgtgtgtgtgtccatctaATTCTTTCAACAGCTTGTAAATTTAACATCTCCCGAGGACGCTATAGGCGCCTCGACAATCTGTTACAACACTAATTTTGTGTAAAACCTTGCTAATTACACTCCTAATTCCTGCTATATATACATACTGTAGAGGTGAGTGAGTGTTAGAGGGGCAGCATGgctcctgtttgtgtgtgcgcaccAGTGTGTGTGCGCACCAGTGTCCGCACATTGCAGTGGGTCAGTGGGTGCTTGTATAGGTGTCAACAACCTAACACCTGGAACTCTACTCCCTGGACTccagcagctaatgctaatatgTAGATGCCAAGTTTCTTCACTACACTATGTGAGGTGTCAGCTAACATTTGCTAACGTAGCTACTTGACTAATTATAGCCAGTTCTCAGCACTGAATGTCACAGTGGGGTTACAGTGGGCCTCATAGCTGATGACGCAGGCTGGTTAATGCTGGAATAAACTTTGGTTTATTTTCAACCTGGAATTCATTTTTCCCCCATTCCTGTCAAACTGGTTGACCCAGATATTCAACGCATTCACACAGCTATTTGCCCTGATTTTGTTTGATCTAGTCCTAGTTTGTCTGTACACATGTTTTACTCCAATACCAGTATTTGCACTTGCAATGTTTATCTTTAAATATAGATTTATAGTAAgcgaaaaataaaatatgtagcGCATAAAGTTATGTAATGAATGTGGGCTTAAAGTGCAGAATTTGCAGCTTTAGCTGAACAGTACTGCATTTATCATTTTCATGAGtataaggagcttggaaaggaaaaagaaacttaGAGAAGTCCAGTCTCTTTCTTTCCAGGCTCTTTGTACTGCCGTGACcttgatgactgagaacctacacagacattttCATGAGTCATTCTTATACATAGTTTCCAACTTTTGTCACTGTTCAGAAATGTATAGACCTACCTAAACACTATATTTAAAGGTATCCTCTGGAGCTACTGAACAGTACTGGGGGGCTATGGAGCAATGTTTTTAATCACTggctcttctgttttgtttgtttgtcttatgCATGAGTTCAAGAATATTTATTATTCCTGGCTATGATTTCACATAATTCAGCTAATCTAAAGAGGGaatacacaaagaaatgaaacaacaaCAGGCAGAGAATATGAGGAAAAGCATAGATTCAGTATGCAAATGTTAACGCAGATAAAAACCTGTCCTAGTAAGCTGGCAAAGCCCTTGCTGTTAAAGAAGAACAAGTCTTAGGACTGATATTTGTCCTCAGTGGTATAAAACTTCAGTACAGCGCTGTGCTTACTGACATGTGAGATATAAATAATTCTTCAGAGACTTCCAGTATGATGGATGACTGGGGGGGAAATGGGTCCGGGTGAAAAAAGACATACTATTTTGAATGCAGAAAAAGTGTAGTAATGCTAGCTAATGTGCAATGCTGTGTCAATGTTCATTTCACTACAAACTGTAAAAATTATACGTTGATGCTAAGGTAATGTTTATTCAAACTCTCTATTCAGTTCCTGGAGCAAAAATTACTGTGGAATTAGAAATATATTACAGTAAAGCACAAGTCACACACAAAGGAATGACACCCTTAATCTACAGCATGAGTCTTGGGGGCATAAAGCATGTGGTGTTTCTGTTACTGTGGCGCCTGACACAAATGTTAAACATGTGCAGGAAACAGGCGGTAAATCTTTTCATGGAAGTCACAAACCGAGTCAAGTGTCCTTGACTTGTTTGGAAGTTGTTCTTCTAAACATGGAAATAATAGCTTCCTAGCTATCCCAGCTTATACTGGCATTGCTTTCGGGCTCATAtataaaattacacaaacagaCTGATTATTTCTGATCCTCTGAAAATGTGGGACTATTaaggactaaagtaaaacacatcacCACCACAACAGCTGTCCACAGTCTTATCACCAAGGCCTGTCCATCTTTTACCTACATTTTTTTACTTGCACACTTTTGTAAACATATTCCTGACAAATTTCACTTGTGTTCTGTTTGCAGTTTCTAAGTGTTTTTACCTGGCAGGTCAGGTTGCAGGCCATGTGGTGCCCTGCTGGGGTTGATGCCCCTGACGATGCAGTCGAATAGGAAACTGATCTGCTCTCCTTCTGAACAGGACAAGAAGAAAACACCAGCCCCTGGACAAGCGAAGAGGAGATAATGTGTATACCATAAAAAGcagtttaataaataatataacagACAGCAGAAGTGAGAAAACTGCTGTAGTAAATTGCTGAAATATTgagtgaaacatttttaaacaaggtCAAATAATATTCACTGTGGTTCAGAAGCCTGCTGTGAAGGCaaagctatttttttaaaggttacaTAAAATGTCTATCAATTCAAGCTCCCACTCTCCTATAAAACCCACACAGAGGTGGATGtcagtgaaaacaaaaggaagggaaaaaataagtaaaaaaaaaaaaaaataataatgtaacatCAAAACTTCACGCTACAAAcatttagggggggggggggaaacagcCATAAATCAAGGCATTACTCAGGGTTTTGgctaagaaagaaaacaaacgtaTGAAACTGAGTTTGCTGTTAATATAAAAGCAGCTCAGAATCCCAAACAGAAAATTGTACACACAATCTATTGGCATGATAACATCATTCAGTCCTAAATAATGCCACTCagtcttttaaatgtattttcaatAGTAGTAATTTTCTTAAAGGAAAAACCCAAATGTCACAAAGAAATTGTGCCCCCTCCTTTAATAAATAAGGAGCGCTGGTACAATATGCTTTCAGATGACCGTGTGGCTCCTCAGACTGAATAATTGAAAAGAGTTTCTCGTTTATATCACCACTGAACATTAAATGTAATGGAAATGCATTAGCTGAATTATGTGTTGCATTTTCCCTGAGTCAGTGGAACAGCGTGATAGCGACACACTGCTTCAGTCAGTTTTCCACCACAAGACCTATGAAAGCAAGCACTTTGCTAaaaaagtgtgtatgtgtgtgagagagagtgagagctaTTAGACCTATGaatcatacaaaaaaaatacgGAGGTGGAAATTAGCATAATATTAGCCCCCCTTTAAACAAAGAAGACACATCGTAGCAGTCAGAGTAACTGGTATATGTTAGGTTGAaataaactctttttttctgcaattaTCTCTGGGGCTGTTGTAGCGATGAGACCTTTTTGTACACACTTCTCATTTATTTCTCACAAATTTACAAAACTCTGCTGTATGACAATTCATCTTCAAAGAAACAggtttttatttgcttgttgCGGCGGCGTTTtccactgaaaacaagaaaaaaaacattcctgtGTGCAGGGGATTTGTGTTCATCTAAACTAactaaaaactattttaagaAGACTTGTccagtcagtcagtctgttTTTAATATCTGCTGGATTTtcattgtttggttttgatcCAACACCCAGTCTACTGAAGGATGCCCGATGGCTTTGACTGTTTCActtcaagagaaaaaaatcatttctaatGACAGATTGAGACAGCAAGAGACATTTTAACCTCTGTGGATCACTTGACACTTTATCAAAAGACAAGAGAGTTGCTAAAGTtagatttacttttaaaatgcccTTTCATCAAGAGAACAGGGAATAAACTAAAGGATGAAAAAAATGTGCAATGTACGACAcgaaagaaaaatgctgtaacACGTGCATTAACATACTACAAGATCGGGGTGGGTGTGCCATTACCCACTGAGAGGCACTGAACAATTGCTGACATAGCATGTGAGCTTAAAATTGCTTTTATCTGGATCACAGGACTTGACGGCGATCCAAACtctgcggagcgtcatttacgtCTCTGCATGTGTGCATAAAGACGCGTGTGTGGATGTGCATGAGTTTCTGTGTAACCAGGTCGCCGTGAACATGTGCGGCCCTGATAAGCCAGGAAATATCCATCCAGCTAAGATGCAGGCTCTCTTCCAAACATCATCGGTTACAGAACACAGTGGCCTCATTATCACATCTAATAGAAGGGGCTCTGATATTACTTTACACTGCTACAAAGTGCATGCATGTGACTCTACAACCCAAGGCACACACCCAACAGGCAACCGTGAAGACCTGATTACTGATTACTGCTATCCCAAAGGACCGCCTGGTCTGTTGGCTATCTGAGTGTGCATGATTAGTGCCCATGACACTAAAAAGGCTTGTCATCATTACTACAGTGCATGTCTTTAATTCTGAAGCCGACTTTGAAAATGCAGATGCAGCAGAAAGTACTGCAGGACTTGACAAGAGCAAGAGCAGTTCTACCAGCTTTCTGTAGCAAAAAAGGGCCACAGAACTGTTAGTCTCATTTAGCATAATTATTCCAATGCATTTGCACATCTTTGCACTGATGATGTTATAATAATCTTCTGGGAACCTTTAAAATTTACAAAGAGGACCACACAAAATTGCTGGTCTGTGAAAGAGCGCTGTGATTTCTCCAATGATGAATAGAGATCATAAGATTGTCCATGATTAAAAGCGGAGTGATAAACAGTATAATTTCCTCTGCTTACTGAACAGATTTAATGAGACTGATAACTCGAGTAGAGCTAAATACACTCATATTTTATTACCAAGTATCCCCAAGCAtagagtggtaaaggaatcgcACAATATTTGCAGCAGAAAACACACAACTTAAGCAAAATTCAGGGAACAGTTTGAAAACACTTTAGATCTCAACTGGGAAAAATATCATGCTGGATACTTATACTGATATGGACTGGGTAATGTGTCAGGAATGAAAAAATACCACGTCATTTGATGGATATTAAATTTGTCGGCCTGCAGAGTGCTGaattcaaagtgaaaaaagattCAGCAGGCTAGGCCATTTTGCCTGGTTTGTATGCCCCCCACATGCTTGTATGCATGCCTGGCAACAATGAAAACATAATTTCCCAGAGGTGTTCAAATGGATTTAGTTCAGGCAGGTGTGGGCCAGGGACTAATGGTATTCATTTCTTCAACATCCAGGAAAAGTTGCACTCTTGACACAAGAGGCCGGGCCCTGTTGTGGATCATGATGCAGCACTGTATGCTCTGTCAGTAAGTCCAAGGACCACATCCTGATACCTGGCAGTCAGTGTGCCATTCTCTAGCCTGTAGAGGTCTGTGACCAACAAAATGTTATAAGCAGCATAATATTCTCCATGGCTTCTCCAGACCTTTTCAGGCCTGTCATGTGTTCACAGGGAGAACCTAAtatgtgaaaagcacagggtcCCAGTGGTAGACCTGCCAGTTCCAGTAGTGCTAGCCAGTAGGTGCAGGGTCCATAGAGGATGTCGGGCCCTCAGGCGACAGGTGAAGTTTGGTCCTGGATGGTTttgtcagagacattcacaccagagGGCCACTGAAggtcttttttttagtattctGACAGATCTCCAGCCTCTCTCCTAaaatctcctccatgctcttgagactgtgTTGGGAGACAAACCTTCTGGCAGTAGCACgtattgatgtgccatcctggaggagctggaTTGCCTGTGCAACATCTGTAGGTGTCGCCTCATGCTACCAGCAGTGACACTGACACTAGATATGAGAATGCTAACCACTGTACCACTCTTCCTTCGTTGACGTTAAAGTGTGGCTCTTCTGGCTTATTTAGAAAGCATTGTTTCCAGTTTCATGAGAGCATTTACAAGAGGATCTACAGAGAACAAGGCATGGCCCAAAAATATGATGTTCATTCTGCAAAAAAATATCAGTTTTCGTTATAGCCTCTATAGATTAGCTCTGGCGAGGTGTCTGGTAGAGTTAGATGCGAAATGTTGAAAGCCTGCACTCCACAAAACTACTGCTCGGTGTGGACGTGTCACATGTACTCACCAACTACAAATAAACatgtgaaaatgtaaactaacacTCCGCTTTACCTTGCACTCATGCAAGGAATGTCAGTTGCCTACTCGACTCTCACATCTTTCTGCTTCTCGTGCTATGCCAAGAGAGTCTCTTCCTACTGCCCCTGTGACTGCTGGGTAATATGCAGATCAGATGAAGGGGAAAACTATGATTGGACAT
Coding sequences within:
- the LOC113023684 gene encoding protein Dok-7-like isoform X7; this translates as MTDTVVAEGQVKFRDGKKWKTRWVVLRKPSPVADCLSLLVYKKKGKEKGSGHKERLNVTLEGICGVEPGLGYDGVSYTLSILCLAHMLVLGFNNRDTLLAWDARIRYSLGEVHRFSVNVEPGTKLESGPASLHLCNNLLVLTRGLPPVVVGHWKLSALRRYGAVPNGFVFEGGTRCGYWAGVFFLSCSEGEQISFLFDCIVRGINPSRAPHGLQPDLPADPSADPASAEERINLEASVLEKRLSMLSQCSLASSTASSYSCSTSVAGDDHSSISSSSSSQSDASYGSRLPVWAEPLGRLHLSSETASSSSTLKALASSDDRLYSAVVGGSRSHPSSTHIHPRGLHDSGRQSSLDSGIGIATGSHSSYSGSYSSCTGSLDMASGGVGEEFGSVASLPPAPSFPSSPPSAPPPTPPSSPFQPMLIPEGNTASCSCSSRSASRTSRRHSEEYRIPSLLRLWYDTPRSLLRAQPQKKPWSHGAQSELSKDNKSSGDGGDGQGQGGVMAQCQVMMQRSHSWGSERAPSVDSEGRATPRPLLVPGGLFNAEKQCSHGLDNYITQEQWRSVRNTSYTQDWLSTITRRARCSVLKNSKVKAQSARSNLFTLKSLCMCPL